In Primulina eburnea isolate SZY01 chromosome 14, ASM2296580v1, whole genome shotgun sequence, the following proteins share a genomic window:
- the LOC140812186 gene encoding trans-resveratrol di-O-methyltransferase-like, whose translation MALPGEIIESTHELLNAHAQVWNHIFKFILPMSLKCAVQLNIPDIIKNHGKPITLSELISALPINKAKSQYIHRIMRVLVHYKFFIKVDIKDENEQNESYWLTPSSNFLLKDSPLCVTPYLLLVLDPTLMKPWNSMSEWLADDRVTATETTHGLKFWELAKTITNLNELFNEAMAGDTRFVSHVMLKDCEKLFEGVESLVDVGGGTGTMAKAIADAFPEMKCTVLDLPHVVSGLEGVSNLNYVGGDMFQAIPTADVVLLKWILHNWNDEGCIKILKKCRDAMPRKERGGKVIIIDIVLGYKEENDTVKEDQLFFDIGMMVYLNGKERSEKEWEKLFLDAGFSSYKITPALGVRSIIEVYP comes from the exons ATGGCACTGCCCGGTGAAATAATAGAGTCGACTCATGAGCTTCTTAATGCCCATGCTCAAGTTTGGAATCACATCTTCAAATTCATACTGCCCATGTCCCTAAAATGTGCGGTTCAATTAAATATACCAGATATCATCAAAAATCATGGCAAGCCAATCACCCTTTCTGAATTAATCAGTGCTCTCCCCATCAACAAAGCCAAATCCCAATATATTCATCGTATAATGCGAGTTTTGGTCCACTACAAATTCTTTATCAAAGTTGATATCAAGGACGAAAACGAACAAAACGAGAGTTATTGGCTAACACCGTCCTCTAATTTCCTTTTGAAAGACTCACCCTTATGTGTTACCCCTTATTTGCTACTTGTACTCGACCCAACTCTGATGAAGCCATGGAATAGTATGAGTGAATGGTTGGCAGATGATCGTGTAACAGCGACTGAAACGACGCATGGTTTGAAGTTCTGGGAGCTAGCAAAGACAATTACCAACCTGAATGAGCTGTTCAATGAAGCCATGGCGGGTGATACAAGGTTCGTGAGCCATGTGATGCTTAAAGATTGTGAGAAGTTGTTCGAGGGAGTGGAATCTTTGGTCGATGTAGGAGGTGGAACGGGGACGATGGCTAAAGCTATTGCTGATGCATTCCCTGAGATGAAGTGCACAGTTCTTGATCTCCCACATGTTGTTTCTGGCTTGGAGGGGGTCAGTAACTTGAACTATGTTGGGGGAGACATGTTCCAGGCGATTCCTACTGCTGATGTTGTTTTACTAAAG TGGATATTACACAACTGGAACGACGAAGGTTGCatcaaaatattaaagaaatgCAGAGATGCAATGCCCAGAAAGGAGAGGGGAGGAAAGGTAATAATAATCGACATAGTTTTGGGGTATAAGGAAGAAAACGATACAGTAAAAGAAGATCAACTCTTCTTTGACATCGGAATGATGGTTTATTTAAATGGAAAAGAAAGAAGTGAGAAAGAATGGGAGAAGTTGTTTCTTGACGCTGGATTCAGCAGCTACAAGATTACTCCTGCATTAGGTGTGAGATCTATTATTGAAGTTTATCCTTGA
- the LOC140812221 gene encoding eugenol O-methyltransferase-like, with the protein MTLAELISALPINKAKSHCVHRIMRVLVHSKFFIKVDTKDENKKNEGYWLTPSSNLLLKDSPLCVAPFLLAVLDPNLMGACYYISEWLADDHATPFETTYGFMFWEKAKTANSLNELFNEAMACDSRFVSHVMLKDCGKLFEGVESLVDVGGGTGTMAKAIADAFPEMKCTVLILPHVVSGLEGFGNLNYVGGDMFAEIPTTDVVLLKWILHDWNDKDCIKILQKCKDAILGKERRGKVVIIDIVLGYNEENDTVKEDQLFFDVAIMVDLNGKERSEREWEKLFLDAGFSSYKITPALGVRSIIEVYP; encoded by the exons ATGACCCTTGCTGAATTAATCAGTGCTCTCCCCATCAACAAAGCCAAATCTCATTGCGTTCATCGTATAATGCGTGTTTTAGTCCATTCCAAGTTCTTCATCAAAGTTGATACCAAGgatgaaaacaaaaaaaacgaGGGTTATTGGCTAACACCGTCGTCTAATCTCCTTCTAAAAGACTCACCCTTATGTGTTGCACCTTTTTTGCTAGCCGTACTTGACCCAAATCTGATGGGGGCGTGCTATTATATAAGTGAATGGTTGGCAGATGATCATGCAACACCATTTGAAACGACGTATGGGTTTATGTTCTGGGAGAAAGCAAAGACAGCGAACAGCCTGAATGAGCTGTTCAACGAAGCCATGGCTTGTGATTCACGGTTCGTGAGCCATGTGATGCTTAAAGATTGTGGGAAATTGTTCGAGGGAGTGGAGTCTTTGGTCGATGTAGGAGGTGGAACGGGGACGATGGCTAAAGCTATTGCTGATGCATTCCCTGAGATGAAGTGCACAGTTCTTATTCTCCCACATGTTGTTTCTGGCTTGGAGGGGTTCGGTAACTTGAACTATGTTGGGGGAGACATGTTCGCGGAAATTCCTACAACTGATGTTGTTTTACTGAAG TGGATACTACACGATTGGAACGACAAAGATTGCATCAAAATATTACAGAAATGCAAAGATGCAATCCTCGGAAAGGAGAGGAGAGGAAAAGTGGTAATCATCGATATAGTTTTGGGGTATAACGAAGAAAACGATACAGTAAAAGAAGACCAACTCTTCTTCGACGTCGCAATCATGGTTGATCTAAATGGAAAAGAAAGAAGTGAGAGAGAATGGGAGAAGTTGTTTCTCGATGCTGGATTCAGTAGCTACAAGATCACTCCTGCCTTAGGTGTGAGATCTATCATTGAAGTTTATCCTTGA
- the LOC140812984 gene encoding uncharacterized protein: MMSFGVAISMAFLCSSHASTFYVGEDEGWVIDPSDESYNHWAKRNRFQINDILVFKYKKGGDSVLVVSKKDYKRCNKDDPIKLFKDGNTKFKLTRSGLFFFISGHAQHCEKGQKLIVQVLSDRRGNMNHTAPPLPLPSPSPAAKPPTHVPTVIPPTLAPTHHSPAPSKAPAAKTPSPSPSAKTPKHSPPKGAPAQAPTSSAKPPSHVPPVLSPSLSQPSSSPKRAPTQAPTPSAKTKSRAPPVASPSHSQTPSSPKKAPAQAPTPSAKVPTHAPPIVPPSHSPSQSSDKKAPTPSAISPSHQPPAISPCHPQTASSPNKAPAKSPTGASAKSPHAPSAVPPSHSQPPSSPKKAPTQAPAKTPLHAQPVVPPSRSQPSSAPKKAPPPAVPSPHSPSPSSPKKAPAAAPTHSQNPSAKAPSHSPPSSSSKKAPTPSSPSPKNKNDAPEPAVEKHHPAPPHANPPPNNALAISASDSSA, encoded by the exons TAGTACATTCTATGTTGGTGAAGACGAAGGTTGGGTTATTGATCCGTCCGATGAATCGTACAACCATTGGGCTAAAAGAAATCGTTTCCAAATCAATGACATCCTCG TGTTCAAATATAAGAAAGGAGGCGATTCGGTCCTTGTTGTAAGCAAAAAAGATTACAAAAGATGCAACAAAGATGATCCCATTAAACTTTTCAAGGATGGAAACACGAAGTTCAAGTTGACAAGATCGGGGTTGTTCTTCTTTATTAGTGGCCATGCACAACACTGTGAGAAAGGTCAGAAGCTTATTGTTCAAGTCCTTTCGGATCGCCGAGGCAACATGAACCACACGGCTCCACCGCTTCCTCTGCCCTCTCCTTCACCTGCGGCGAAGCCTCCCACTCATGTGCCAACGGTGATACCACCTACACTGGCTCCAACTCATCATTCGCCAGCACCTTCCAAAGCCCCCGCAGCCAAGACCCCTTCTCCATCTCCATCGGCCAAAACCCCAAAACACTCCCCGCCCAAGGGAGCTCCTGCTCAAGCTCCAACTTCATCAGCCAAACCCCCCTCACACGTGCCGCCAGTGTTATCACCCTCGCTTTCTCAACCATCATCTTCACCCAAGAGAGCTCCTACTCAAGCTCCAACTCCATCAGCCAAAACCAAATCCCGCGCACCGCCAGTGGCATCACCCTCTCATTCTCAAACGCCATCTTCACCCAAGAAAGCTCCTGCCCAAGCTCCAACTCCATCAGCCAAAGTCCCAACACACGCCCCACCAATAGTGCCACCGTCTCATTCCCCGTCACAATCCTCGGACAAAAAAGCTCCAACTCCATCTGCCATAAGCCCATCACACCAGCCGCCAGCGATATCACCCTGTCATCCCCAAACAGCATCGTCACCCAATAAAGCTCCTGCTAAATCTCCAACAGGAGCTTCAGCTAAATCCCCACACGCCCCGTCAGCGGTACCTCCATCTCATTCTCAACCACCTTCTTCGCCCAAGAAAGCTCCTACTCAGGCTCCAGCTAAGACCCCATTACACGCACAGCCAGTGGTACCACCGTCTCGTTCTCAACCATCATCTGCGCCCAAGAAAGCTCCGCCGCCAGCTGTTCCATCGCCTCATTCTCCATCACCATCTTCACCCAAGAAAGCTCCTGCTGCAGCTCCAACCCACTCACAAAATCCATCTGCCAAAGCCCCGTCTCATTCTCCACCATCATCTTCATCTAAGAAAGCTCCAACACCTTCGTCACCATCTCCGAAGAATAAAAATGATGCTCCTGAGCCCGCAGTGGAGAAACACCACCCTGCACCGCCGCATGCAAACCCTCCTCCGAACAATGCTCTCGCAATATCTGCATCAGATTCTAGTGCTTAA
- the LOC140812305 gene encoding trans-resveratrol di-O-methyltransferase-like → MALPGEEESTHELLMAHAQVWNHIFKFMLPMSLKCAIELNIPDIIKNHGKPMTLSELISALPINKAKSHCIHRIMRVLVHSKFFIKVDTKNENKQNEGYWLTPSSKLLLKDSPLCVSPFLLLILDPILMKPCNSISEWLADDRVTAFETTHGLMFWEQAKTVSGMNELFNEAMAGDARFVSCVMLKEFERLFEGVDSLVDVGGGTGTMAKAISDAFPEMKCTVLDLPHVVSGLEGVRNLNYVGGDMFTEIPTADVVLLKWILHDWNDKDCIKILQKCKYAIPGKERGGKVIIIDIILGYNEENDIVKEDQLFFDIAMMVYLNGKERNEKEWKKLFLDAGFSSYNITPTLGVRSIIEVYP, encoded by the exons ATGGCACTGCCCGGTGAAGAAGAGTCCACTCATGAGCTTCTTATGGCTCACGCTCAAGTTTGGAATCACATCTTCAAATTCATGTTGCCCATGTCCCTAAAATGTGCGATTGAATTAAATATACCAGATATCATCAAAAATCATGGCAAGCCAATGACCCTTTCTGAATTAATCAGTGCTCTCCCCATCAACAAAGCCAAATCTCATTGCATTCATCGTATAATGCGTGTTTTGGTACATTCCAAGTTCTTCATCAAAGTTGATACCAAGAACGAAAACAAACAAAACGAGGGTTATTGGCTAACACCGTCGTCTAAACTCCTTCTGAAAGACTCGCCCTTGTGTGTTTCACCTTTTTTGCTACTCATACTCGACCCAATTCTGATGAAGCCATGCAATAGTATAAGTGAATGGTTGGCAGATGATCGTGTAACAGCGTTTGAAACGACGCATGGGTTGATGTTCTGGGAGCAAGCAAAGACAGTTAGCGGCATGAATGAGCTGTTTAATGAAGCTATGGCTGGTGATGCACGGTTCGTGAGCTGTGTAATGCTTAAAGAATTTGAGAGGTTGTTCGAAGGAGTGGACTCTTTGGTCGATGTAGGAGGTGGGACGGGGACGATGGCTAAAGCTATTTCTGATGCATTCCCTGAGATGAAGTGCACAGTTCTTGATCTCCCACATGTTGTTTCTGGCTTGGAGGGGGTCAGGAACTTGAACTATGTTGGGGGAGACATGTTCACGGAAATTCCTACAGCTGATGTTGTTTTACTAAAG TGGATACTACACGATTGGAACGACAAAGATTGCATCAAAATATTACAGAAATGCAAATATGCAATCCCCGGAAAGGAGAGGGGAGGAAAGGTCATAATCATCGATATAATTTTGGGGTATAACGAAGAAAACGATATAGTAAAAGAAGATCAACTCTTCTTCGATATCGCAATGATGGTTTACTTGAATGGAAAAGAAAGAAATGAGAAAGAATGGAAGAAGCTGTTTCTTGATGCTGGATTCAGTAGCTACAACATTACTCCAACATTAGGTGTGAGATCTATTATTGAAGTTTATCCTTGA